TTCCCGTTCTGGTGTCAATGGTGAAAGCATGGCgggggccgggggtctctcccgGCTGGACCCGGAGACGCTCAATGGCACACGCATCCGACCCGGCGTCGCTGGGGGAACACCTTCCGCATGggtttatttctattatttttcacCTCCATCCGGCCGCCGCTCTGCAGGACCGCGGTTTGTTCGCGGCAGCAGCGTGGCGAGGGCCGGTCGCGAATCGCCTTCTCCAGAGGCGAAGCCGTAATGAGGGACGCGGGGGGCGCAGAGCGAGCGCTTGGGCGATGAGAGCGCAACTGCAGCGGGGAAAAAGAGGCGCTTTCTGCCCTCGCAGACCCGAATGGTTTAAGCGAGCTCCAATCGCTTCAGGGGGTGCCGTGTGGCGGGCACGGCGCATCCAAAATAACCGCGTTTGGACTGGGCAGAGGCAGCGTGGCGCGGGGGCACAGCGGCCGCACTGGCCTTCCTCCGGGCAAACCCCTGCGAGCGGGCTGTGGAACGAGGCGGGAAGGGAGAGCGGGAAGGGCTCCGGACGCGGGAGCAGCACGGGGCAGGATTCCCTCCCCTCGGGGCGGGGGTTACCAAAAGGCTCGGTGCACCCCGCGGAGCCGCCGTGCCCCCCTCAGCGTGAGCCGCTGGTCCCGTGGGCCATAAAGCTGAGGTCACGGCCACCGCCGCGGCCTGGCCTGGcccccagctgcctcccccctccccgccatcAGCCGTTTGTGGTGGGGCCACGCTCACTTCTCCTGCCCAAccgccccagggacccccagggactcCAAACCCACAGGCAGCGCCGCAGCCGCTCCTGtgcagggacgtggggacgtggggacacgggaaCAGGTCCCTGCAGGGGCAGATGGGGACGGGGGTCTCCATTcttccccaccccacagccctgccgctgcccctgcccctgccccgtcACATCTCCTGCAGTGcccccactgccccagcccctgccctgcagcaccccacctcctacagccccccagcccctatagcccccatcccctatgcccccccatcccctataccccCATCCCCTacaccccccatcccctataccccccatcccctatagcccccatcccctatagcccccatcccctatgccccccatcccctataccccccctcccctataccccccatcccctatagcccccatcccctatacccccatcccctatagcccccagcccctatagcccccatcccctatgccccccatcccctataccccccatcccctatgcccccccatcccctataccccccatcccctataccccccatcccctatagcccccatcccctatacccccaccccctatagcccccatcccctatacccccccatcccctataccccccatcccctataccccTCCATCCCCTATACCCCcacatcccctatagcccccatcccctatacccctccatcccctatacccccccatcccctataccccccatCCCCTACAGCCCCCATCCCCTGTAGCCCCCATCCCCTATAACCCCCATTCCCTATATcccccatcccctatacccccccatcccctatacccccatcccctatacccccccatcccctatacccccccatcccctatagcccccatcccctatacccccccatcccctatacccccccatcccctatagcccccatcccCTATAACCCCCATTCCCTATatcccccatcccctatagcccccatcccctatacccccatcccctatacccctccatcccctatagcccccatcccctatagcccccatccctatacccccccatcccctatacctCTCCATCCCCGTACCCCTCCATCCCCTATACTCCCCCATCCCCATACCCCTccatcccctatacccccccaCCCCCTATACCCTCGTCacctgcctcccccctcccgcgcccccatagcgccccctggcggcgccTGCCCGCCGCTGCACCGCGTTCGCCTTCACCTTCGCGTTctgccgggccgggccctgcGCGGCCGCCGTtggggggcggggccggagcggggcggggcggggcggggcggccgcgccgcccggggcaggagcggcggcggcggcggggccatgGGGAACCTCTTCGGGCGGAAGCGGCGGAGCCGCGTCACCGAGCAGGACAAGGCGGTGCTGgtgagcgcggcggcggggccggcccggcggggcggcctggcctggcctggcctggcctggcctggcctgggggaGCCCGCGCCCCGGTgcaggccgggccggggccgcgggggagACCGGGCCCATCTGCGAgtggcagagccccggcccccccggccccggggcgcgcTGCCCGCTGGCGGGGGCGGAAGCGGGTGGGCGTGTGCCGGGTCCCCGCGCCGCGCATGGAGCGGGCGAGGCCGGGGGGGGCGTGTGGTCGGCGGCTGCTGGTGTAGCCCCGGTGTCCGTGCTGGGGCGGGGGCCTGTGTgagcggcgggagggcgggggtTGTGCGGGCCCTGCGGGGGGGCCGCCACCGGCAGCGCTCGGTCTGTGACGGGGTCggtctgtccgtctgtccgtctcTTTTTTAGCAACTGAAGCAGCAGCGGGACAAGCTGAGGCAGTACCAGCGGCGGATCAGCCTGAACCTGGAGAGGGAGCGCGCCTtggccaggcagctgctgcaggagggcaggagaGAGTGCGTGAGCTGGGGCcgggggcagggcgggcaggcggcCTAGCGCCACGGGGAGGGTCGTTTGCCGGGAGGGGAAACGTTACTGAATCGTAGGTGTGGATGAGCTTGTAAGTGTTGCGGAGATACTTACAGATCGTCCTTCCAGAAAGGAAGTTTAGCTTAAAGTTTTACACTTACAACCACGAGAGACTGCCTGTGATCCGCGGCTGGTGTTAGAACAGGTCTTCCAAAAGTGGTTCCCTTTCTTGACCGCAGTGTCAGTGGCGTGTGCGTATGGATGGATGCCGTGTCGGGGCTGTCTCTTACGTCTTGTTTTGAGTGTGAATCGTAAGCCTTTTGTGCAAGGACTTTGTTTTGTGTTGCTACAGCGCAACTGGCCCAGTGAAGTCCTAATCCACAACAAATATGCCTAAATTTTCAGGCACCAGACAGCAAATTTATGATTAATTTGCTCATCCGTATTCTTCACAGGAGCAGTTCAGAGTTGTCATTTAATGTGcatgttttttccctctttcggAAAAAGCGTAAAGCAAATACGGCTTTGATGTGATTCTTTTAGGCTTATTTGCTTTCATCTGTGCTgagttttcctccttctgttttccttcagaaaagccATGCTCTTGCTAAAGAAGAAGCGTTACCAAGAGCAACTTCTagataaaacagaaaaccaaatcaGCAACTTGGAGCGGATGGTAAGCGAGAATCAGTTGCTGTACGCTGCGAGTGGCCCGCTGTGCGTTTGGTATAAGTCTTTTTTCCGGGGTGGGTGTTCCTTTTGGTTGGGTGGAATTGTATTTTCACTGTCAAGTCCTAATGGACTGTCGGAAGGGCAGACGTCTCTGAAATCATACATATGCTGCGACTCTTCCCTGAAGAACCAAGCAGTGAGTATGTTTTGAGTCTGTAGTGCAGGTTACATATCAAATACCTGTTTTGTACATTAGTAAATCTTCAGTCACAGTGTGGACAGCTGCAGTAGGAACTTCCTCGGGCGTGCCTCGGTACCTTGATTTTAGAAATGAATGTGTGCGTTCTGGAGTGGCCGTGGAAACTACGGCCTCAGCTTAGACTGTCAGTGGGAAAATCAGTTAAAAGGCGTTGGATATGCTGTTGCAGCTGCCTGTGTTAGAGCTTTTTGTGAGCATGTTTCTTACTACTGGTATGCTTTAAGCTGCTGCTCACTGGAGAAAGGGCTCTTGACTGATTTTTCCATGCAGTTTCTGTGGGGATCTTGGCAGTCTGTATCTGGCTAACGATGGGAATGTGACAGCCTGTGatgcttccccctctccttcctgTTTCAGGTCCAGGATATTGAATTCACCCAGATTGAAATGAAGGTCATTGAGGGCCTGAAAATAGGCAATGAATGTCTGAACAAAATGCACCAGGTATGTGTGGCCACGTCAGCTGAGCACACTCTTGCCTTGGACTGCGCAGAGTCCTGGGTGTTCGTAGCTGCCTCCCCGCAGGCCTCACTCAGGCATGGATTTTTGGCTCTTTTATTCAGGTTATGTCAATAGAAGAAGTAGAAAGAATAATAGGTGAAACCCAAGATGCTGTGGAGTACCAGAGGGTATGTACTGCGTGCATGAGTAGTTGTGAGCAGAGGCGCCTGCCATACAGAGTTTCTCTGATGTGCACTATGTTCCCACCTTGTTTTAGAGGCAGTCACGTTGGGAATTCAATCTCAGTTGCTAGTTTTCCACGTACCCCTTCATGCCGTGTTTACATTGCTCTCCCGTGTGCGTGCACCATGCTACAGGCCATAGAGCTGCTTCTGCTACGCTGTCGTTGACTGGAATAtgtcttttctctgtttcatagCAAATAGACGAGATACTGGCTGGCAGCCTGactgaggaagatgaagatgcCATTTTAGAAGAATTAAACACTATTACTCAGGTAGGACTAACCTGATGTTCTTGTAATTACTTTTAATCCACATTTTCAGAAGGCTGTTTGTAATAGGGGAGAAAGTATCTTTTTCCTCACAGTCAATAGCGTATCTTACTCTGCCAGAGATCTCAATCTTACCTGTTTGCGCCCCATTCCTGTGTCATCAAAGATCAAGCTAATCACTCCACACACAGGGGTCACTTAGAAACGGGATGCTTTTAAGGGTTGTACTTTATTTGCTGTCTGGTACAGTCAGATGATCTCTGTTCTTACTGGATATCTATTCCACTTCACCAGATGAAGATCTTGAAAGTCCTGGATCACGCTCAGATAACAGAAGTCAGTCTCTGTTATCATCCCCACCCATCTCTGTGGTGCCTGTGGCTCTTCCAAACACTGGCTTGGCTTGGCTTCGCTGTAGGAAATGTCCAGCCAGTGGAGATGGAGGTGGAGCGGCTCTGCAACTAGCACTGATTTGAGGAGATTCATAGCTATTCAGGGTCCTATTAAGTCtcatttaataattaaaaaaaacccttgttttcATTTACGGGGCAGTACTGAAGCCCGTAACCCTTCCTGCACTTCTGGGGGCAGATGTCCGTGAGTGGAACCTCTTATTATTACTCTGTTCACAGCCTGTCTTTGCACAAAACCGTGGTGCGAGGGTCTGTGACCGGCGCCTGGTACCTGGGGTGTGTTCATGTATTGTCTCTGATGTTCTTGCAGGAACAGATGGAGCTTCCAGAAGTTCCTTCTGAGCCACTCCCAGAAAAGATCCCAGGTACGCTTCCTTCATATGCTCTGCAGCTTTGGCTTCTCATAGCAATAGTCTGAGACCCTCTCCTGTTGTAAGTATTGGCCTAGCAAATGTGGAGGAATATAAACTTTCTGGTTAAAAGCCCTGTTGATCTGGGTATGCAAGCTTCCCCCACGTGGCTCTGACAAATCCAGCTGACCCTTTACTGCAAGAGGACCCAAGGCTCTAGTCTCTTTGTTCAGTCGGCATCTGGTCATTCCCCTTGAAGAGTTCCTTTTTGTTACATCTGCTGGTCTTAAGTCACGCTTTGTACCTGCTGTGAGACTACCAGCTGCCTTGAACCACCCAGCGTACGTTCCATTGTGAAGCTGCCCGAGGAAGTCCTTCCTTGGCTCTCTGCTTGACCCAGGCAAGACTTTCTCGCATGACACTCGAACTGGCCCCCTGCTTGTCATCGCAACCTGCTGCTACGCAGGAACAATTTTTTGTGACCACAGATGTTGGCATTCACGCTGCACAAACCTGGATTTCAGCAAGGTTCGTGACGACTCGTCGCTCTTGTGACCTTGCTTCAGGTAACAACGGTAATTTTGAACCAGCTGGATGGA
This window of the Calonectris borealis chromosome 20, bCalBor7.hap1.2, whole genome shotgun sequence genome carries:
- the CHMP6 gene encoding charged multivesicular body protein 6, coding for MGNLFGRKRRSRVTEQDKAVLQLKQQRDKLRQYQRRISLNLERERALARQLLQEGRREKAMLLLKKKRYQEQLLDKTENQISNLERMVQDIEFTQIEMKVIEGLKIGNECLNKMHQVMSIEEVERIIGETQDAVEYQRQIDEILAGSLTEEDEDAILEELNTITQEQMELPEVPSEPLPEKIPEASPVKNRPKPELVAAS